The region ACATTATCAGGCAGTTGTTCTCCTGCTGCCATTAAAACGGTTGATGCTCCCATACTGACACCAAATAACACAATCTCAACCTTCTGATTATAAGCTTTGACCATTTGCTGAATCCAATTGACATAATCTAAGCGATCAGGCCACCCAAAACCGATATACTCGCCTTCACTTGTCCCATGGGCTCTCGCATCAGGAATCAGTAAATCAAAGCCTTCTTCATAAAACATTTTTCCAAAATCCTGCATATGTTTACCGTCACTGGTATAACCATGAGCTAAAATTGCAAGTTTTGGTGTGCCTTTTTGTTTTTGCTTAAATTGAACACCATTTAAGGTCAAACCATCTTCAGTTTTTTGACGCACGGCCACTGGCTTTTCTTTGGCAAACTCCCAGGTTTCATAAGCAGCGCCATCAGCTCCACTGGCGTCTGAGGAACTAATGAAATCCTTATCCCCACGAACAATTGCATAGTTAAATAAATAATTAACTCCCCAAGCAACACCCCCTGTGGCTAAAACTAAAACAATGATTAAACTAATGATTACTTTTATTTTCATACTTTTTCCCCATTTCTTTCTCATTTCATTTAAACTAAGGTTAGTATTATTTTGACTTCATTATTATAAAGGAGATTTTGATAATTGCAAACATTTTTGTCTAATAAACCCTTCGTAAGAGCTTATTCTTACCATTTACGTATGATAGTTTTTGTACAAGAACAACACATTAGTCCTGAACTAGAATTTGATGAGTTAGATACTGATCACAGATACTATCTTATCACAATAAATGAAGGAAAACCGGTGGGGACTGCTCGCTATCAGTTTAAGGAACAAGGTGTCCTACAACCAGATCGTTTATGTGTCCACCCCGACTATCGCGGGCAAGGAATTGGTCGTAACTTACTTAATGAATTAGAAAAACAAGCCCTGAAGGATGGTTGTCATCACTCGTTATTGAGCGCTGAAGTGACGGCGATTCCTTTCTATGTAAAATCAGGTTATCACCAAGTATCCGACACTTATTTAGAAGATGGTCTTCCCTGTGTGCAGATGAAAAAAAAGTTACGGGCTTAGTAGCCCGTAACTTTTCTAGTTTAACGTTTTGTTTTTTTTGATTTTTTCATTGCTCTAGCTTGTGCTCGGCGTTCAATCTTACGTGTTTGACGCTCTTTATCAGCAATTACCCAGCCAATTTTTTTCTTGTAAGCTGGTTTAATTTTTTTCTTTTTCTTCTTAACTAAACCAATCATCTCGATATCTAAATCTTTACGAGACTTATCACGTTTGGTACGACGATTACGGTCATAACCATCAATAATTTCTTTACCTTTAATTTCCTTAGGTACAAACGTAATTCCTAATTTTTCAATCTCATTAATAGCATTTTCATCATTTGGTTCGTATAAAGTAATCGCTGTCCCTTTCATACCATTACGTCCCGTACGACCAACACGGTGAATAAAGAAATCTAATTCATTCGGAACCTCCGCGTTAATAACATGAGAAACCCCTTCAATATCAATCCCACGGGCGGCTAAATCAGTCGCCACAACATATTGGAACTCTAAGTTTTGAACTTGCTTCATCACGCGTTTACGTTCACGAGGTAAAATATCACCATGAATTTTAGCTACTTTTAAGCCTTGAGCTTTTAAATAATTAGCAATTTCATCAACTCGTTGTTTTGTATTGGCAAACACAATCGCCAAATATGGTTGACCCGTTGTTAATAATTGATGAATAACTTGATTATTATTTTTACCTTTAGTTGAAATTAACCAATTATCAATAGAATCAGAAATAATTGATTTTGGTTTGATATGTTCAATCACTGGATTTTCCATATATTTTTTCAAAAATGGTTTTAAATTTTCTGGAATCGTTGCTGAGAAAACTAGCATTTGTAAACGACTTGGTAAACTGCTAGCAATCTTATCAACATCTTCTAAGAAACCTAAATCTAAGGTCATATCCGCTTCATCAACAACAAAAGCTGTCGCTGTATGTGTCCCTAAAGCTTTTTCATTCATTAAATCTAAGATACGTCCTGGTGTCCCAATTGCGACGTGAGGTTGTTGATTTTGTAATTTAGCAATTTGACGTTTTTTGTCAGTTCCGCCAACAAAGGCTGAGACCCGAACAGCATCATTTGAAAATGATGCTAGTTGTTCTGCTGCTTTAAATATTTGATTTGCTAACTCACGACTTGGAGCTGTGATTAAAACTTGTACTTCATCTTTCGTTGGATCAATTTTATTCATTAATGGTAGTAAAAACGTATGTGTTTTACCTGAACCAGTTTGTGATTGTCCGACAACACTTTTTCCTTTATTAATAACTGGAATTAGTTTTTCTTGAACTTCTGTTGGTGTTTTAAATCCTTTATCTTCTAATGCTGCTTCCAAGAAAGGTTTTAAATTGAATTGTTTAAATGTCGCCAACATCGTCACCTCTTCCTTTTTCTTTAATTTATTCCCTGTTGCATTATAGCATAATTTCCTAGGTATATCTAAATTTAATTGACTAAAAAGATTAATAATGGGATAACAAATAAGTAAACGATAAATGTATACGCTTGAGTCGTTGTTGTAAACTCAACATCGGCTTTATATTGTTCCGCAATAATTGGCATAGAATTCTGAGCAGGCATAGCTGCTTGAATGATAAAAACTTTTAACATCATATCTGGTACTTTAATAATATAAGATAATAAAATAACGATAAGTGGTGAAATAACATAGCGACCTAGAAGAATCCCCATAGTATCTTTGGTCATTCTTAAATTTTTAATCCCAGTCTGATATAAAATCATCCCAATCACAAACATTGATAACGGTGTGGTTAACCCACTTAAATGAGTGGCATATTTCGTTAGCACTGCAAACTCAGGTAGCTCAAGAAGCATCCAGATTAAACCGATGATAAAGCCTAGCATGGCTGGTGACATTAATAATTTAAATACGCCAATAGGCGTCATTTTCACTTTTTCGATTGTTGGATCTTGACTATCACTAGAAATCAGATAGATACCCATCGTCCAAAAAAAAGTCGTGTTACAAATATAGTATAACAACACGTATGGGACAGATACTTCTCCAAAAATAGCTAAGTTAATTGGTAAGCCCATAAAAATAGTATTCGAAGCAGTAAACATCGTTTGAAAAACCCCACGTCTATTCATCGGAACTCGCGTTATTTTAGCATAAATGATACTTACTATAAATGTTACAATAATCGAAACGGCCGGCAGTAACATCCCTTGAAATAGACTTAAAAACTCTTCTCGATTAAATTTTTCAGTCATGTTTAAAAACATATTAAAAGGGAGCGCTACTGTTAACACTAATTTTGAAAAAAGGCCGATGGTTTTTTCATCAAACATCTGATGATGAGATAACCAATATCCTGTAAAAACCAAGCCAAAAACAACTAAAATATTCAAATATGACTCTAACACTTTAAAATTGCCTCCTTCTGTTGCTTAAAACAAATACAAGATGTCAAAAAACATTAAAGATATCTTTTCAGGATATCTTTAATGTTTTTATCAAGCCGCTATTAAGTTAACACTGTTTTGACATAATCCGACAATACTTGATAAATACGAACCAAATCATCTGGTGTTCCTCTTAATTCATACTCAGCTAAAAAGGGGACTGAAAATTTTTCAGCATATTGTTTGCCCGTTAAGCAATATTGCCAATTAAAATTCTTATTGCCATTCCCAATAATACCAATACAATGTGTCGCGTTATTTTCATGCTCAATATACTCACCCAATGCATTGGTCATGATTTCATTCGTACCACTGTCTAGGCCATTGCCACCATCTAAATAAGTTGGCACAATTGCTACAAAAGGATCATTTTCTGACTCAAATAGGCTATTCTCACTAATTTCTTTCACCTCAATAGCTAGTTGCGTCTTGTCTAAAGCTACCTGTTCTTGACTATATTCAGCTAGTCTTTGACAAAATGAACGCGTATTACCTGAAATAGTAATATATAAAATCGATAATTTCATCTCACTATTCCCTCCTTTTCCTTTGAACGATTTACTCCTCAGCTGTCAATTGTTCATTGACATAGACTAGAGGCACTCGTTCTGATAACATGCATGGTATTTCATAGTTGATAGTCCCTATATACTCAGCACCTACTTGAAAATCATTTGCTTGGTCATCTTGATTTCCAAAAATAATTACTTTTTCTCCTAGAGGAACTGGCCCATTTAAACGAACCATACATTGATCCATACAAACCCGACCAACAATTGGGACTAGTTTATCACCAACTAACACAGTAAACCCTTGGAAATCACGAGTTAAACCATCGGCATAACCAATTGGTAAGGTAGCAATCCACTCTTCTTGTGTTGTTGTATAAGTAGCACCATAACTGATGCTTTCATTCGCTGGTAATTGTTTGATATGTACAACCTCTGTTTCTAAGGTCATCGCTTGTTTCAAATCAAAAGGAGCTGCTAGTTCTCTTCCTGAAGGATTTAAGCCATACATAGCTGCACCAAAACGAATTAAATTACAGTTATTTTGTTCATGCCATAGTGCCGTTGCTGAATTTGCTGTATGAACATAACGAATATCGTTAGGTAGCAGTGCTAATGCCTGTGCAAAGCGATTATTTTGCTTTTTAAAATAATCAGTATCTTTTGAATCAGCCTTAGCAAAATGAGTAAAAACTCCTTCTAATTCAAATTCAGAATGGTCTGATAAAAAGCGAACCACTTCGCTAATTTCTTCTGCTGTCCTTAGGCCTAAACGTCCCATACCAGTGTCAATTTTCAAATGAATCGTCAACTGCCCAATACGGTCTTCTTGTAGTAACTGGCTAGCATACTGTAACCAACTTAGACTAGCAGCTGTTACCGCAATATTATGCTCGACAGCTACTGTTAAATAGCAAGGTTCCACCACACCTAGGACTAAAATTGGTTCGGTAAAACCTGCCTCTCTAAGCTCTAAAGCCTCGTCTAAAATCGAGACACAAAAGCCTGTTGCTCCAGCTTTTTTGGCAATTTCTGCAACCTTGACTGCTCCGTGTCCATAACCATTGGCCTTCACTACTGCAAATAATTCAGTTCCCTGAGGTAAAAGCTTAATTTCCTCTGCTACATTGTGATAAAGAGCTTGACAATCTACAACTCTTTGAGTTGGTCTTAAAAAACCAGTCGCCATTCTAATTCCCCCTATTAATTCTATCACTACTATACTACCTTTTAACTTTTAAATATGCTAGGACTTTCCTTCACTTTTTTATTATAATGGCTATTAATAAAAAAAATCCCGTCAAACTAATAGTTTGTACAGGATTTTTTTGTTATTTAATTGATTTACTTAAAGCTTCTAGATTTTCCTTCATAACACTAAGGTAATCTGCCCCTTGTTCTTGTTTAGCTTTAGATAACCCTTCTAAAGTGTTTAAATTAAGTAATTCGGCTCCTGTTGCAGAAGCAATCGTTTTGGCTATTTTAGTTGAAGCTAATTCTTCAGTATAAATATAATGAACCTGCTCTTTTTTGACAAAATCTTCTATTTTAGCAA is a window of Vagococcus intermedius DNA encoding:
- a CDS encoding alpha/beta hydrolase, with amino-acid sequence MKIKVIISLIIVLVLATGGVAWGVNYLFNYAIVRGDKDFISSSDASGADGAAYETWEFAKEKPVAVRQKTEDGLTLNGVQFKQKQKGTPKLAILAHGYTSDGKHMQDFGKMFYEEGFDLLIPDARAHGTSEGEYIGFGWPDRLDYVNWIQQMVKAYNQKVEIVLFGVSMGASTVLMAAGEQLPDNVKLIIEDCGYDTVENELKYQLNEMFNLSSFPLIPLTSIYSEMRAGYNFKEASAVKQLAHNNLPILFIHGDKDDFVPTEMVYPLYEATKGPKELYLVKGAGHAEAFTKETVKYKAKVSEFLAKYMD
- a CDS encoding GNAT family N-acetyltransferase, which produces MQTFLSNKPFVRAYSYHLRMIVFVQEQHISPELEFDELDTDHRYYLITINEGKPVGTARYQFKEQGVLQPDRLCVHPDYRGQGIGRNLLNELEKQALKDGCHHSLLSAEVTAIPFYVKSGYHQVSDTYLEDGLPCVQMKKKLRA
- a CDS encoding DEAD/DEAH box helicase, which produces MATFKQFNLKPFLEAALEDKGFKTPTEVQEKLIPVINKGKSVVGQSQTGSGKTHTFLLPLMNKIDPTKDEVQVLITAPSRELANQIFKAAEQLASFSNDAVRVSAFVGGTDKKRQIAKLQNQQPHVAIGTPGRILDLMNEKALGTHTATAFVVDEADMTLDLGFLEDVDKIASSLPSRLQMLVFSATIPENLKPFLKKYMENPVIEHIKPKSIISDSIDNWLISTKGKNNNQVIHQLLTTGQPYLAIVFANTKQRVDEIANYLKAQGLKVAKIHGDILPRERKRVMKQVQNLEFQYVVATDLAARGIDIEGVSHVINAEVPNELDFFIHRVGRTGRNGMKGTAITLYEPNDENAINEIEKLGITFVPKEIKGKEIIDGYDRNRRTKRDKSRKDLDIEMIGLVKKKKKKIKPAYKKKIGWVIADKERQTRKIERRAQARAMKKSKKTKR
- a CDS encoding AEC family transporter; protein product: MLESYLNILVVFGLVFTGYWLSHHQMFDEKTIGLFSKLVLTVALPFNMFLNMTEKFNREEFLSLFQGMLLPAVSIIVTFIVSIIYAKITRVPMNRRGVFQTMFTASNTIFMGLPINLAIFGEVSVPYVLLYYICNTTFFWTMGIYLISSDSQDPTIEKVKMTPIGVFKLLMSPAMLGFIIGLIWMLLELPEFAVLTKYATHLSGLTTPLSMFVIGMILYQTGIKNLRMTKDTMGILLGRYVISPLIVILLSYIIKVPDMMLKVFIIQAAMPAQNSMPIIAEQYKADVEFTTTTQAYTFIVYLFVIPLLIFLVN
- the nrdI gene encoding class Ib ribonucleoside-diphosphate reductase assembly flavoprotein NrdI yields the protein MKLSILYITISGNTRSFCQRLAEYSQEQVALDKTQLAIEVKEISENSLFESENDPFVAIVPTYLDGGNGLDSGTNEIMTNALGEYIEHENNATHCIGIIGNGNKNFNWQYCLTGKQYAEKFSVPFLAEYELRGTPDDLVRIYQVLSDYVKTVLT
- the alr gene encoding alanine racemase, which codes for MATGFLRPTQRVVDCQALYHNVAEEIKLLPQGTELFAVVKANGYGHGAVKVAEIAKKAGATGFCVSILDEALELREAGFTEPILVLGVVEPCYLTVAVEHNIAVTAASLSWLQYASQLLQEDRIGQLTIHLKIDTGMGRLGLRTAEEISEVVRFLSDHSEFELEGVFTHFAKADSKDTDYFKKQNNRFAQALALLPNDIRYVHTANSATALWHEQNNCNLIRFGAAMYGLNPSGRELAAPFDLKQAMTLETEVVHIKQLPANESISYGATYTTTQEEWIATLPIGYADGLTRDFQGFTVLVGDKLVPIVGRVCMDQCMVRLNGPVPLGEKVIIFGNQDDQANDFQVGAEYIGTINYEIPCMLSERVPLVYVNEQLTAEE